One genomic segment of Chitinophaga sancti includes these proteins:
- a CDS encoding NTP transferase domain-containing protein has protein sequence MSGLYGLILCGGRSLRMQQDKSQLDYHGVPQWQYLYQLLAPLTEKVFLSCRADQQLDTALPVITDSVGDAGPATGILSAHAAFPENAWLVLACDLPLISAQSLELLVASRDISKEATAFISSFKQSPEPLMTIWETAGLKRLDAEKGCPRKTLLKADIALIENPFAIEQFNANTPSEKEEAMRAIMDAQLPR, from the coding sequence ATGTCAGGTTTATATGGATTGATATTATGTGGCGGGCGAAGCCTGCGCATGCAGCAGGATAAGAGCCAGCTGGATTATCATGGGGTGCCGCAATGGCAATATTTGTATCAGTTATTAGCCCCCCTGACGGAGAAAGTATTTCTTTCCTGTCGTGCAGATCAGCAATTAGATACAGCATTGCCCGTGATTACCGATAGTGTAGGTGATGCTGGTCCGGCTACGGGGATATTGAGTGCACATGCAGCTTTTCCGGAAAACGCCTGGTTGGTATTGGCGTGCGATCTGCCGTTGATAAGTGCGCAGAGTTTAGAATTGCTGGTAGCTTCAAGAGATATCAGCAAAGAAGCAACTGCCTTTATCAGTTCATTCAAACAATCACCGGAACCATTGATGACGATATGGGAAACCGCAGGCTTAAAAAGACTGGATGCTGAAAAGGGATGTCCGCGTAAAACCTTACTGAAAGCGGATATCGCATTGATTGAAAATCCATTTGCAATAGAGCAGTTTAACGCAAATACACCTTCGGAAAAAGAAGAAGCCATGCGCGCGATTATGGATGCGCAGCTACCCAGGTAG
- a CDS encoding molybdenum cofactor biosynthesis protein MoaE, translating into MNFLVHIAPDINVQQALDFVESPDCGGVVLFVGNVRNETQGKKVVKLFFECYEPMAISEMEKIAQYTISELGIHRIAILHITGEKTPGETVVVIAAAAPHRAVAFEACQYAIDTLKQTVPIWKKEFFEDGATWVAAHP; encoded by the coding sequence ATGAACTTCCTTGTACACATAGCACCTGATATTAATGTGCAACAGGCACTGGATTTTGTGGAATCACCGGATTGCGGTGGTGTAGTGCTGTTTGTGGGTAATGTGCGGAATGAAACACAAGGGAAGAAGGTAGTGAAATTATTCTTTGAGTGCTATGAGCCGATGGCTATTTCTGAAATGGAAAAGATTGCACAGTATACTATCTCAGAATTGGGCATTCACCGCATCGCTATCCTCCACATCACAGGTGAAAAAACTCCTGGCGAAACGGTCGTAGTCATTGCTGCTGCGGCTCCTCACAGGGCCGTTGCTTTTGAAGCCTGTCAATACGCCATCGACACATTGAAACAAACAGTACCTATCTGGAAAAAAGAATTCTTCGAAGATGGTGCTACCTGGGTAGCTGCGCATCCATAA
- a CDS encoding MoaD/ThiS family protein: MRVLLFGIAKDIAGAGAITSTGVADVAALKEWLYAQYPPLRELRSLMIAVNKVYANDEQPLLPGDEIAVIPPVSGG, from the coding sequence ATGCGTGTGTTATTATTTGGTATTGCAAAAGATATTGCGGGGGCAGGGGCTATCACCTCTACAGGCGTTGCTGACGTAGCCGCACTGAAAGAATGGTTGTATGCACAATATCCTCCGCTGCGTGAATTACGTTCTTTGATGATAGCTGTGAATAAAGTATATGCAAATGATGAGCAACCATTATTACCCGGCGATGAGATTGCTGTAATACCTCCCGTAAGTGGCGGCTGA
- a CDS encoding DUF7009 family protein, whose product MKIRIRGNSIRYRLDKQDIATLQETQQVEEITTIGAGTLQFSIHAKGEAPAIALNANGVQLFLPVTQVSGWITTEQVGFKHELPNADGSVLHLLIEKDFKCLTEREEDESQAFENPTQSC is encoded by the coding sequence ATGAAAATAAGAATTCGCGGGAACAGTATCCGCTACCGGTTGGATAAACAGGATATTGCTACACTGCAGGAAACGCAGCAGGTAGAAGAGATCACTACGATTGGCGCCGGTACCCTGCAATTTTCGATACATGCAAAAGGGGAAGCGCCCGCCATTGCCCTGAATGCAAATGGGGTACAATTGTTTTTGCCTGTAACACAGGTATCCGGGTGGATCACCACTGAGCAGGTAGGTTTTAAGCATGAGTTACCAAATGCTGATGGCTCTGTACTTCACCTGCTTATAGAAAAGGATTTTAAATGTCTGACCGAAAGAGAGGAGGACGAAAGCCAGGCCTTTGAGAATCCTACACAGAGTTGCTAA
- the moaA gene encoding GTP 3',8-cyclase MoaA yields MLTDAHNRIINYIRLAVTDRCNLRCTYCMPEQMQFLQRQELLTNDEILTLLRPLAAAGIDKLRITGGEPFLRKDLLPLLTSLKTFIPEISITTNGVLTQPYIPQLKAIGIRKINLSLDTLQRDRFQQITKRDQFPAVMQTLNSLLEHDMQVKLNVVIMGGVNTDELQAFAELTKQMPLSVRFIEEMPFNGQGHAFSGNQWHYLRMLDALQEYYTLKKLPIQPQATSINYQIPGYQGQIGVIPAYSRTFCGTCNRLRITPTGGLKTCLYGGDVLNVRDLLRSGAGSALILQEIRHALGHRAENGFEAERQNQHWDSMSVIGG; encoded by the coding sequence ATGTTGACAGACGCACATAACCGTATAATTAATTACATCAGGCTGGCAGTGACTGATCGCTGTAACCTGCGATGTACCTATTGTATGCCGGAACAGATGCAGTTTCTGCAAAGGCAGGAACTACTCACCAATGACGAGATCCTGACCCTACTGCGTCCACTGGCAGCAGCGGGGATTGATAAGTTACGAATTACGGGTGGAGAGCCTTTCCTGCGGAAAGACCTGCTGCCATTGTTAACCTCACTGAAAACATTCATTCCCGAAATTTCCATTACGACCAATGGGGTCCTGACCCAACCTTATATTCCCCAATTAAAAGCAATAGGCATCCGGAAAATCAACCTGAGCCTGGATACTTTGCAAAGAGACCGTTTCCAGCAAATAACGAAGAGGGATCAGTTTCCTGCTGTGATGCAGACATTGAACAGTCTGCTGGAACATGATATGCAGGTAAAACTGAATGTCGTGATCATGGGTGGGGTGAATACAGATGAACTACAGGCCTTTGCAGAACTGACGAAACAAATGCCGCTGTCTGTGCGGTTTATTGAAGAGATGCCGTTCAATGGACAGGGACATGCTTTTTCAGGAAATCAATGGCATTACCTGCGCATGCTGGATGCTTTGCAGGAATATTATACTTTGAAGAAATTGCCAATTCAGCCACAGGCGACAAGTATAAACTACCAAATACCTGGTTATCAAGGGCAAATAGGCGTAATTCCTGCTTATAGCCGTACCTTTTGTGGCACTTGCAACCGGCTTCGCATCACGCCTACAGGTGGTTTGAAGACATGCCTGTATGGAGGTGATGTACTGAATGTAAGAGATTTACTTCGTAGCGGGGCAGGCAGTGCATTGATTTTACAGGAGATTCGGCATGCGCTGGGGCATAGAGCAGAGAATGGGTTTGAGGCGGAGCGCCAGAACCAACACTGGGATAGTATGTCTGTAATTGGGGGGTAA
- a CDS encoding PepSY-associated TM helix domain-containing protein, producing MKKLIGWLHLWLGLASGLVVIVVALSGSLLVFEDELEHLFQPSLFTVQSPAGTERMSLDALAAMVHDKYPDYKLNNIEIQPATNSTVTFYLKTGKEKGKLLMVVTDPYSGKMIHTAAQDKRFFVVVRNLHRYLCMGETGKLITGISCSMFALIIISGLILWWPKRKTRRQRMKVKWNASFKRLNWDLHAVFGFYIHIVIFITALTGLVWSYKWVNNLLFYAFDGKPQQKLEAPVSKPEKAKDIAWLDKVYTETNQRLTYNGIVNIRFPDKKDQAVSVGKENTDRITTHIVDILYFQAGSGAFVGDKLFANDTKGTQARRMVYPIHTGGLLGWPTKILAFICALIAASLPVTGFLIWWGKKSKKPVVKKPLQQKVVSI from the coding sequence ATGAAGAAGTTAATAGGCTGGTTACATCTCTGGCTGGGGCTTGCCTCAGGCCTGGTGGTTATAGTGGTTGCACTCAGTGGCAGCCTGTTGGTGTTTGAAGACGAACTGGAACACCTATTTCAACCCTCTCTTTTTACTGTACAGTCCCCCGCAGGCACTGAAAGAATGTCGCTGGATGCACTCGCAGCGATGGTACACGATAAATACCCGGATTACAAACTGAATAATATTGAAATTCAACCTGCCACAAACAGCACCGTTACTTTTTACCTGAAAACGGGTAAAGAGAAAGGTAAACTGCTGATGGTGGTTACAGATCCTTATAGCGGAAAGATGATTCATACAGCTGCGCAGGATAAGCGATTCTTTGTGGTGGTGAGGAACCTGCACAGATACCTGTGTATGGGTGAAACGGGTAAACTGATCACAGGCATTTCCTGTAGCATGTTTGCGCTTATCATCATCAGTGGATTGATCCTCTGGTGGCCAAAAAGGAAAACCCGCAGGCAACGAATGAAAGTGAAGTGGAATGCCAGCTTCAAAAGATTGAACTGGGACCTGCATGCCGTATTTGGATTTTATATTCACATAGTTATATTCATCACTGCACTGACTGGGTTGGTATGGAGTTATAAATGGGTGAATAACCTGTTGTTCTATGCATTTGATGGCAAGCCACAACAAAAGTTAGAAGCGCCTGTGAGCAAGCCCGAAAAGGCCAAAGACATTGCATGGCTGGACAAAGTATACACCGAAACAAACCAACGACTCACTTATAATGGTATTGTAAATATTCGATTCCCGGATAAGAAAGATCAGGCAGTGAGTGTGGGAAAAGAAAATACAGACAGGATCACCACGCACATTGTAGACATACTTTATTTCCAGGCAGGAAGTGGTGCATTTGTAGGTGATAAGTTATTTGCAAATGATACAAAAGGTACGCAGGCAAGAAGAATGGTCTATCCTATTCACACAGGAGGATTATTAGGCTGGCCGACTAAGATACTCGCATTTATCTGCGCACTGATAGCCGCATCACTACCGGTAACGGGATTCCTGATCTGGTGGGGAAAGAAATCGAAGAAACCTGTGGTAAAAAAGCCCCTACAACAAAAGGTAGTTAGTATTTAA
- a CDS encoding HesA/MoeB/ThiF family protein, whose protein sequence is MRYDRHLKLEGFGPAKQALLHNAAILVIGAGGLGVPVLQYLTAMGVGKIGIVEHDTISITNLQRQVLYHTAEQGQSKLFTAIKRLQQLNPEVEFIPHDTWLSPDNALSIFASYDVIIDCSDNFGTRYLVNDACVLLNKPFVYGAIHKYEGQVSVFNYKESATYRCLFPEPPAPGTMQNCSDIGVLGVLPGIIGTYQANEAVKIICGIGEPLSNQLLTIDTLNNIHQVFQFKPVRQPITTLMEEYDIPCDTGGVQYLSVQQLHQWLEEGKQVQLIDVREPDEWEICKLPQAVFIPMRMVGGVLPQLRKDIPTAVLCHHGMRSMMIAQQLDAAGFPKVYNVTGGIHAWAYEIDDNMNTY, encoded by the coding sequence ATGCGGTATGACAGACATTTGAAACTGGAAGGATTTGGTCCTGCCAAACAAGCGTTATTGCACAACGCTGCTATTTTAGTAATCGGTGCAGGTGGATTAGGTGTACCTGTATTGCAATACCTAACAGCCATGGGCGTAGGGAAGATCGGTATTGTAGAACACGATACAATCTCTATTACCAACCTGCAAAGACAGGTGTTATACCACACCGCAGAACAAGGTCAGTCCAAGCTCTTCACAGCTATCAAACGATTACAGCAACTCAATCCTGAAGTTGAATTCATACCACACGATACCTGGTTGTCACCAGATAATGCGTTGTCAATTTTTGCATCGTACGATGTGATCATCGACTGCTCTGACAATTTCGGTACACGCTACCTTGTGAACGATGCCTGTGTGCTATTGAACAAACCATTTGTATACGGCGCTATTCATAAATACGAAGGGCAGGTAAGTGTATTCAACTATAAAGAAAGCGCTACCTATCGTTGTCTTTTCCCTGAACCACCAGCACCAGGTACAATGCAGAATTGCAGTGATATCGGTGTATTAGGTGTATTACCAGGCATCATCGGTACGTATCAGGCCAATGAAGCTGTCAAGATTATTTGTGGTATAGGCGAGCCTTTAAGTAACCAGTTACTGACCATCGATACACTCAATAATATTCACCAGGTATTTCAATTCAAACCTGTCAGACAACCTATTACTACACTCATGGAAGAATACGATATCCCCTGCGATACAGGTGGTGTACAATACCTCAGCGTACAGCAATTACACCAATGGCTGGAAGAAGGGAAACAGGTACAGCTGATAGATGTAAGAGAACCGGATGAATGGGAAATATGTAAACTGCCGCAAGCAGTTTTTATACCTATGCGTATGGTAGGTGGGGTGCTGCCTCAACTGAGAAAAGACATCCCTACAGCTGTACTATGCCACCATGGTATGAGAAGTATGATGATTGCACAACAACTGGATGCTGCCGGCTTTCCTAAAGTATATAATGTAACAGGAGGTATACATGCCTGGGCTTACGAAATAGACGACAATATGAACACTTATTAA
- a CDS encoding GNAT family N-acetyltransferase, which translates to MQHFLPNGQILELRQAVPDDAPVLLSYFRQLISETDFLLYTREEAASWTVEDERDFILSFSRDTKDLLLLAFAGNHPIGTLSIRQNTFSKEAHLCNLGIGVLHSYWNMGIGRRMMTAATRWAEQHPQLEIIQLGVLANNERAIQLYRNFGFMEYGRMPKGVRQPDGTYVDNILMSKRVKPL; encoded by the coding sequence ATGCAGCATTTCCTTCCCAATGGTCAAATCCTGGAACTCCGCCAGGCCGTACCGGACGATGCCCCGGTGCTCCTATCCTATTTCCGCCAGTTAATCAGCGAAACAGATTTCCTGCTCTATACCCGCGAGGAAGCAGCTTCCTGGACGGTGGAAGACGAAAGAGATTTCATCCTCTCTTTTTCAAGAGATACCAAAGACCTGTTGTTATTAGCCTTTGCCGGCAATCACCCGATAGGTACCCTCTCCATTCGCCAGAACACCTTTTCGAAAGAAGCTCACCTTTGTAACCTGGGTATCGGCGTTCTCCACAGCTACTGGAACATGGGTATAGGAAGGAGAATGATGACTGCCGCCACACGCTGGGCGGAACAACACCCACAATTGGAAATCATTCAGTTGGGCGTACTCGCAAATAATGAAAGAGCGATTCAGTTATACCGTAACTTTGGCTTTATGGAATATGGTCGCATGCCTAAAGGCGTTCGCCAGCCAGACGGAACTTATGTGGATAATATCCTGATGTCGAAAAGAGTAAAGCCATTGTAA
- the serS gene encoding serine--tRNA ligase yields MLQVPFIRQNKELVLERLALKNFKETQIVDEVLALDDKRKKLTLEYDETQAQVNSASKEIGKLMAQGQKDTADLRKSEVASLKEKLQPINEELIATEKALHDTLVQLPNLPAAIVPPGKTPEENLETGKGGTIPSLYEGAVPHWDLVKKYDLIDFELGNKITGSGFPVYKNRGARLQRAMIQYFLDYNISKGYTEYQVPHMVNEASAYGTGQLPDKEGQMYHIGEDGFYMIPTAEVPLTNIYRDEILKDTDLPVRMTGYTPCFRREAGSYGKDVRGLNRLHQFDKVELVQLVHPDKSYEVLDEMVAHVEGLIQSLNLPYRILRLCGGDMSFTSALTYDFEVYSTAQQKWLEVSSVSNFESYQANRAKIRFKDGGGKPQLVHSLNGSSLALPRILACILENNQTAEGIVIPEVLRSYFGSDKIA; encoded by the coding sequence ATGTTACAAGTTCCGTTCATTCGTCAAAACAAAGAACTGGTACTAGAACGTCTGGCTTTGAAAAACTTCAAAGAAACCCAGATCGTTGATGAAGTACTGGCACTGGATGACAAGCGCAAAAAGCTGACGCTGGAATATGATGAAACCCAAGCCCAGGTTAACTCCGCTTCAAAAGAAATCGGTAAACTGATGGCTCAGGGTCAGAAAGATACTGCTGATCTGCGCAAATCGGAAGTAGCATCATTAAAAGAGAAATTACAGCCTATCAATGAAGAACTGATCGCCACTGAAAAGGCCCTGCACGATACATTGGTACAGCTCCCTAACCTCCCTGCTGCCATCGTTCCTCCCGGCAAAACCCCGGAAGAAAACCTGGAAACAGGCAAAGGTGGTACCATCCCTTCTCTCTACGAAGGTGCTGTACCTCACTGGGACCTGGTTAAAAAATACGACCTCATCGACTTTGAACTCGGTAATAAGATCACCGGTAGCGGTTTCCCTGTTTACAAAAACAGAGGTGCCCGTTTGCAGCGTGCTATGATCCAGTATTTCCTGGATTATAACATCAGCAAGGGGTATACCGAATACCAGGTGCCGCATATGGTCAACGAAGCTTCTGCTTATGGTACCGGTCAGTTGCCAGACAAAGAAGGTCAGATGTACCACATTGGCGAAGATGGGTTCTATATGATCCCAACTGCCGAAGTACCGCTTACCAACATCTACCGCGATGAGATCCTGAAAGATACAGATCTGCCTGTGCGCATGACGGGGTATACACCTTGTTTCCGTCGTGAAGCGGGTTCTTATGGTAAAGATGTACGTGGCCTGAACCGCCTGCACCAGTTTGACAAAGTAGAACTGGTACAGCTTGTTCACCCTGATAAATCTTACGAAGTACTGGATGAAATGGTGGCACATGTAGAAGGGCTGATTCAGTCACTGAACCTGCCTTACCGCATACTGCGCCTCTGTGGTGGCGATATGAGCTTTACCTCTGCCCTCACTTACGACTTCGAAGTATATAGCACTGCACAGCAAAAATGGCTGGAAGTAAGCTCTGTATCTAACTTCGAATCTTACCAGGCTAACCGCGCCAAGATCCGTTTCAAAGATGGTGGTGGAAAACCTCAGCTGGTTCACTCCCTGAATGGTAGTTCTCTGGCCCTGCCACGTATACTGGCTTGTATTCTGGAAAACAACCAGACTGCAGAAGGGATCGTGATTCCGGAAGTGCTGAGATCTTATTTCGGTAGCGACAAGATTGCATAA
- a CDS encoding NAD+ synthase — MKIILAQQNYHIGNFEWNTQQILNGIKTAEAQGADLVVFSELCVSGYPPRDFLEFEDFIQQCYAAIDTIKAHTQHIAVLVGGPCRNPSPEGKDLFNAAWFLYEGQVKQIIHKTLLPTYDVFDEYRYFEPSFSWNVIPFKGKKLAVTICEDIWNLGNNPLYRICPMDQLMEQQPDVMINLSASPFDYDHDEDRKEIIRANVRKYKLPMFYCNTVGSQTEIVFDGGSLIFDAQGNIAKEFPYFTEAIDGLELEPLQLATTAHPVKPYVPVTELLFEHNIDRIYEAILLGIKDYFRKMGFKKAILGSSGGIDSAVVLALAVEALGKENVRAILMPSPYSTEHSVDDAVALSKNLDNPYDIIRINDIYETFLQTLNPYFQGLPFNVAEENTQSRIRGNLLMGLSNKFGYILLNTSNKSELSTGYGTLYGDMAGGLSVLGDVYKMQVYALARYINRNGEIIPQNIIDKAPSAELRPNQKDSDSLPDYAVLDKILYQYIERRQGPKEIIAQGFDAALVARTLKMVNNNEYKRNQFCPIIRVSSKAFGVGRRVPIVGKYLS; from the coding sequence ATGAAAATTATTCTGGCTCAACAAAACTATCACATAGGCAATTTCGAATGGAATACCCAGCAGATACTGAATGGGATCAAGACAGCTGAAGCGCAGGGCGCAGACCTCGTAGTCTTCTCTGAACTCTGTGTCAGTGGCTACCCACCCAGAGATTTTCTGGAATTCGAAGACTTTATTCAACAATGCTATGCTGCTATTGACACCATCAAAGCGCATACTCAACATATAGCCGTACTGGTAGGTGGCCCCTGCCGTAACCCTTCACCAGAGGGCAAAGACCTCTTCAACGCCGCCTGGTTCCTGTACGAAGGTCAGGTAAAACAGATCATTCATAAGACCTTGCTGCCCACCTACGACGTATTCGACGAATACCGTTATTTCGAGCCATCTTTCTCATGGAACGTGATTCCGTTCAAAGGAAAGAAACTCGCTGTCACCATTTGCGAAGATATCTGGAACCTGGGCAACAACCCACTCTACCGTATCTGTCCTATGGATCAGCTCATGGAGCAACAGCCGGATGTGATGATCAACCTCTCCGCATCTCCGTTTGACTACGATCATGACGAAGATCGCAAAGAGATCATCCGCGCCAATGTACGCAAGTACAAACTGCCCATGTTCTACTGTAACACCGTAGGCTCTCAGACCGAGATTGTATTCGATGGTGGATCTCTCATCTTCGATGCACAGGGAAATATCGCGAAGGAATTCCCTTACTTCACAGAGGCCATCGACGGTTTGGAGCTGGAACCTTTGCAGCTGGCTACGACTGCTCATCCCGTAAAACCATATGTGCCTGTAACGGAGTTGTTGTTTGAACACAACATAGATCGCATTTATGAAGCGATTTTACTGGGTATCAAAGATTACTTCCGGAAGATGGGCTTTAAAAAGGCCATCCTGGGTTCTTCCGGTGGTATTGACAGCGCAGTGGTACTGGCCCTGGCAGTAGAGGCATTAGGTAAGGAAAATGTACGTGCAATCCTGATGCCGTCTCCTTATTCCACAGAGCATTCAGTTGATGATGCTGTGGCTTTATCTAAGAATTTAGATAACCCATACGACATCATTCGCATCAATGATATTTACGAAACCTTCCTGCAAACCCTGAACCCTTATTTCCAGGGGCTGCCATTCAATGTAGCGGAAGAGAATACGCAATCCCGTATTCGTGGAAATCTCCTGATGGGATTGTCGAATAAATTCGGTTATATCCTGTTGAACACTTCAAATAAGAGTGAGTTATCCACAGGTTATGGCACCCTGTATGGTGATATGGCCGGTGGGCTGTCTGTATTGGGTGATGTATACAAAATGCAGGTGTATGCACTGGCCAGGTACATCAACAGGAATGGCGAGATCATCCCTCAGAATATTATTGACAAAGCCCCTTCAGCAGAGTTGCGTCCAAACCAGAAGGATAGTGATAGTTTGCCGGATTATGCCGTATTGGACAAAATACTCTATCAATACATAGAGCGCAGACAAGGGCCTAAAGAGATCATCGCACAGGGTTTCGATGCAGCGCTGGTAGCGCGTACGCTTAAAATGGTGAATAATAATGAGTATAAGAGGAACCAGTTCTGTCCTATTATCAGGGTGTCGTCGAAGGCATTTGGAGTAGGTAGAAGGGTGCCGATTGTGGGAAAATATCTGAGTTAA
- a CDS encoding porin family protein, which translates to MRKAFLVILLLNIALISNAQRNYSIREHRVRLGFRLDPTVSLLVPQESGVDRNAGRLGISFGVMADFLLDEAGHYAFATGLQITTAGSKLKYDAGKGLDDYKANPAEYNIKATYVEVPLALKLKAETAPGMNIFGQFGTYVSFPVRGRADVVSLTQTYDKVNVLRDLQPVNIGLLVGAGVEYPLGENLTGLVGLDYRNGFIDVTRNAKWNDGKVNMNSIALKLGLFF; encoded by the coding sequence ATGAGAAAGGCATTTTTGGTGATCCTCCTATTAAATATAGCATTGATAAGCAATGCTCAACGTAATTATTCTATAAGGGAGCACCGGGTAAGGCTGGGATTTCGGCTGGATCCAACCGTATCACTGCTGGTTCCACAGGAATCAGGCGTAGATAGAAATGCTGGTCGGTTAGGGATAAGTTTCGGTGTGATGGCCGATTTTCTGTTGGACGAGGCAGGGCATTATGCCTTTGCTACCGGTTTACAGATTACCACTGCGGGCAGCAAACTGAAATATGATGCGGGAAAAGGATTGGATGATTATAAGGCGAACCCTGCTGAATATAATATCAAAGCCACTTATGTAGAAGTGCCTTTGGCGCTGAAACTCAAGGCGGAAACAGCACCGGGGATGAATATCTTTGGTCAGTTCGGTACTTATGTGAGTTTTCCGGTAAGAGGTCGTGCAGATGTAGTGAGTCTGACCCAGACGTATGACAAAGTGAATGTACTGAGAGACTTACAGCCAGTGAACATAGGTTTACTGGTAGGTGCTGGTGTAGAATACCCGCTGGGAGAGAATCTGACCGGGTTGGTAGGATTGGATTACAGGAATGGGTTTATTGATGTGACGAGAAATGCAAAGTGGAATGACGGGAAGGTGAATATGAATAGTATTGCGTTGAAATTAGGATTATTCTTTTAG
- a CDS encoding helix-turn-helix domain-containing protein, whose amino-acid sequence MAKEKKEPKKKAVLGHFDHDIFLEELGKRIKFLRKDKGFRSYETFAYDIDISRVGMSRYESGKFDDIRLSTLLKIIDGLEMTPQEFFAEGFTVTKTQE is encoded by the coding sequence ATGGCTAAAGAAAAGAAAGAACCCAAAAAGAAGGCGGTTCTGGGTCATTTTGATCACGACATTTTCCTCGAAGAATTAGGAAAACGCATAAAATTTTTAAGAAAAGACAAAGGATTTAGGTCTTACGAGACCTTTGCCTATGATATTGACATCTCCCGTGTTGGAATGTCAAGGTACGAATCCGGCAAGTTTGATGATATCCGCCTCAGTACATTGCTCAAGATAATTGATGGTCTTGAAATGACACCGCAGGAATTCTTTGCGGAAGGTTTTACCGTGACGAAGACGCAGGAGTAA